Genomic DNA from Candidatus Sphingomonas phytovorans:
GCAGGGAACCGGCGACATTGCAGCGAATGCTGGTCGTCGACACGCTGGTCGCCGTCTTGGTGAACGCGGTCGCCTTTCCCCTTCTCCTCCGTGCAGCGGGCCTGCCGCCTCCCCGTGCGATGCTCGGCCGGGAGGGCGCCGTGATCGACGGGATACTCGCGACGGTCTGTCCGGTACTGCTGATGACGATCCTGATGACGTTCGTCCTGCGCGCGCGCTTCGCACGACAACTACCGGCGGATTCCGCCATTTCCCTTGCCCGCTTTTCCCGATTGCCCCGCCAGGTGATCGTGCGGGCCGTCTCGCTCGCCCTGATCGCCCTGCCGCTCCTGCTGCCGCTGCGGGTCGCCATCATCTGGGCGCTCGGATTGCTGCCCATGAATACCAGCAGCCATTTCGCCCTGAACATGTTTCACGGGTGCCTGATCGCCCTCGCCTTCATGCCGGTCATCCTGCTTGGGACCCGGGCCGAATTCCGCGGCACGCATTCTACCGACGCGGATTGACCACCCCTTTCCGACGTCGAGACCCGCGATAGTGGAAGGCTCATGCAGAAGCGCGGAGCCCGCTGAGATGATCTCGGCGGGCCCCGCGCCTTTGCGCGAACCATCATGGCGCGCCGGCACGGGGCCCCCGATCCCGAACGGAAATGGGGCAAGGTCGCCTTTCTGGCGCCCTTGCCCCATCCCTCCCCCAGACTCAGAAGGAAGCGCTGACCGTCACGCCATATGTCCGTGGCGGCTGATAGTTGGTCGTGGCGCCGATGTTCGTCGTGTTCATCGAGTTGGTGACCTTGGCGTTCGTCAGGTTGCGCACCCATCCCCGAATGCCGAGGCCGTCCTCGAGCTTCAATCCGACACCTCCGTTCAGCAGTCCGAAGCGCGGCTGGTACAGGTTGTTGTCCACCTCGGTATAATAGCCGCTGTTGTAGCTGTAGGTAGCTGAAAGGTTTATCTTTCCGATACTCACCGGGATTTCATAGTCAGCCGTTACATTTCCGGTGAATCGCGCGGTCTGCGGCAGCCGGTTGCCCTTGGCATCGCGCGTGGTGACCTGGTTGAATCCGACGAAATATATCGCGTTCGGGAAAGCCGTGAACTTGTCGTCCAGGATCGTCAGTCCGCCGGACAGGCGCAACGCGGACGTCACCCGTGCCACCAGTTCAAGCTCGGCTCCCCAGATATGGGCGCGGGCTCCGTTGTAGTAGTAGATCTGGCCGAGCGCGAATCCCCCGACCTGAATATCCTTGTAATCGTAGAAGAAGGCGGAGGCGTTGAGCCGCACCCTGCGATCGAGGAGCGAACTCTTCAATCCGACCTCATAAGCATCGAGCCTTTCCGGGCTATAGGGTGCCTGGGTCGCGAGGGCTGCATTGTAGCCGCCGCTCTTGAAGCCGCGATTGTAAGAGGCATAGACCATCACGTCGTCGCTGAAGTGATGGTCGAGCGAGACGCGCCATGTCGGGTCGGAGAAGCGCTTCGACTGCGACGACACCGCCTGGTTGGTGATCGGGAAGGGAACGAAGGGTGCTGAGATCACCGTCGTCAGGTCGCTGTCGAGCGAGCGCCTTTCAGTGCTGTAGCGAAAGCCGAGCGTGAGATTGGTGCGCCGGGCGATCGGTACGGTCGCCTGCGCGAAACCGGCAAAGGCTTCAGTCTTCGTCGTGGCATTGTTGACGTTGTTCGTGACCACGCCAAAGCCGGGGATCACCGGCCGGACCGGACCGTAGAAGTCGAGGGTCGTCGGATCGGTGATGCCCGTCGCGTGGAAATAATAGGCGCCGACCACCCAACTGATGGGTGAGCCGGGAGTCGACGAGAGCTGCAATTCCTGGCTGAACTGCTTGTCGGTCTGGGTGAGCCGGATATTCAGGCCGGGCGTGCCGGTGGCATCGGTATCCTGATCGAAGATCATGCGCGACCGACGATAAGCCGTGATGCTGGTGATGCGGACCCCACCAACATCCTGATTGACCGTTCCGGCGACACCCCAGCCGCGAAAGGCGTAATAAGGCTGGAAGTCGTTATCGACATCCCAGCGATGCGGGAGCGGCGCGATCGGCAGATAGACCTGCGCACCCGGCGCCGGCCGCAGGGCCGTGAACAGGGAGCCGGCAAGCTCCGAATAGTCGGCGCTGATGCGGATCCTGGTGCTTCCCTTGTCGTACAGAAGCGAGGAGCGCAGCGCGACATCGCGGTCGGTCTTGTAGACGTCCTGGCCGTTACGCACATTGTGGCCGAAGCCGTCCTTCATCGCCGAGGCATGGCCCGCGAGATCGACCGCGAGGGAATCGGTCACCCCTCCGGTCACATAGGCGTCAGCCGAGATCGTGCCATAATTGCCGTACCCCAGGGAGACTTGCCCGCCAGATTGCCTGCTCGGCTCCCGTGTGACGACCTGGATCAGACCGCCCGTCGCATTCCGCCCGAAGAGCGTACCCTGCGGCCCCTTCAGGACTTCGACACGCTCGATATTGCTGAGCGACAAGAGGGAGGCGGGGGCCGAGCCGATATAGACTCCGTCGATATAGGTGGCGACCCCGCCCTCGTAGCCGAGGCCAATGACGTTGTTGCCCACCCCGCGCAGGCGCGGCTGAACATAGCCGCTGTTATTGGTGATCGAGAGGCCCGAAACCGTTTGCGCCAGATCCGACGACGTCGTCACCCCACGGGTCTCCAGCGCTGACGAGGTAATCGCGGTAACTGCGATCGGCACATCCTGGAGGCGTTCCGCGCGACGCTGCGCCGTGACGACGATATCCTCGACCGCCAGCGTGCCGGGCTCCTGGGGTGGCTCGGACTGCGCCACCGCCACCGTCGTCCAGCCGATGCCGACGACAAAGGCAGCACCCAGAAGCAAACGGCGCTTGCGCAGCAGATTCCCGCGCGAGAACTGAATAGGCAATGTCCCCTCCTTATTGCGCGGCTTCACCGCGTCACCGTTGGATTGGCGGCCGGGCTAGGAGAGTGAAGTCAAAGCAGCGTCAAAAGCGGAAAGACGAGAAATGCTGCACAGGCGACCCGGATCAATTGCGGCGCAGCCATCGGCGTCTTCAACCTGACAATTCAGGTCTGTGCGGCAGGCTTGGAGCTATCCGATCCGGCGCCAGCGAATTCGAAGCGCCGCTCCACCTCCGATCGGCGCAGCCAGAAAGGTCATGCGCTCCCCTTCGATGAGAAAACGGCGGGTAAGCTCTACGCCGACAGCATTCGGATTGAGTGCGATCTCGACGATATGAGTCACCATGTCGCCGTCGACCCGGTATCGTCCCGAATAGGCAGCGCACCCAGTGACGGCGGCCTTCAGATCGGCGTCAGTCGCTCCGACGAT
This window encodes:
- a CDS encoding TonB-dependent receptor is translated as MPIQFSRGNLLRKRRLLLGAAFVVGIGWTTVAVAQSEPPQEPGTLAVEDIVVTAQRRAERLQDVPIAVTAITSSALETRGVTTSSDLAQTVSGLSITNNSGYVQPRLRGVGNNVIGLGYEGGVATYIDGVYIGSAPASLLSLSNIERVEVLKGPQGTLFGRNATGGLIQVVTREPSRQSGGQVSLGYGNYGTISADAYVTGGVTDSLAVDLAGHASAMKDGFGHNVRNGQDVYKTDRDVALRSSLLYDKGSTRIRISADYSELAGSLFTALRPAPGAQVYLPIAPLPHRWDVDNDFQPYYAFRGWGVAGTVNQDVGGVRITSITAYRRSRMIFDQDTDATGTPGLNIRLTQTDKQFSQELQLSSTPGSPISWVVGAYYFHATGITDPTTLDFYGPVRPVIPGFGVVTNNVNNATTKTEAFAGFAQATVPIARRTNLTLGFRYSTERRSLDSDLTTVISAPFVPFPITNQAVSSQSKRFSDPTWRVSLDHHFSDDVMVYASYNRGFKSGGYNAALATQAPYSPERLDAYEVGLKSSLLDRRVRLNASAFFYDYKDIQVGGFALGQIYYYNGARAHIWGAELELVARVTSALRLSGGLTILDDKFTAFPNAIYFVGFNQVTTRDAKGNRLPQTARFTGNVTADYEIPVSIGKINLSATYSYNSGYYTEVDNNLYQPRFGLLNGGVGLKLEDGLGIRGWVRNLTNAKVTNSMNTTNIGATTNYQPPRTYGVTVSASF
- a CDS encoding lipocalin-like domain-containing protein, which codes for MTPANAELIGVWDMLGEEDVDEQGNPLHPPVPRSGRLVYTSGGLVSVVSTPAVRARLAGVSPRPVIVGATDADLKAAVTGCAAYSGRYRVDGDMVTHIVEIALNPNAVGVELTRRFLIEGERMTFLAAPIGGGAALRIRWRRIG